CAAGCCGACACGGGAACCTTCCCTGCGGAGCAAGATGGCAAGGCGCGTGCTGTCCGCTACTGAGGGCAATGCGCTAAAGTTGCCCATACATATTCAAGTACGCTTCAGGCCTCAAGGAGGCACCATGGCACCAAAGTCAGGCGATACCGTCCGCGTCCACTATCGCGGCACAAAGTCGGACGGCTCTGAGTTCGATTGCAGCGAAGGCCGCGATCCGCTCGAGTTCGTAGTCGACGAAGGTCAGGTCATTCCGGGTTTCAACGCCGCCGTGAGCGGCCTTGAAGTCGGCGAGAAGATCACTGTCACCATTCCCGCAGCAGAAGCCTACGGCGAGCGCTACGAGGAAGCCACGCACACGTTCCCGCTGTCGGCATTCCCATCGACCCCCGAAGTCGGCTGGATGCTCGAACTTTCCGGCCCCAACGGCGAGCGCATCCCCGCGATGGTCGCCGAGGTCAACGAGGAAGAAGCCGTGCTCGACATGAACCACCCGCTCGCGGGCGAGGACCTCACCTTCGAGATCGAGCTCGTGGAGATCGTCGAGGCGTAGGTCACTTCGGCACAACACCTGAAGAAGGGCTCCCGTCTGAACTAGACCCCAAAAGCTGGACGGCTTAATAGGGGTCTCAAGCGGCGTCCACGGACTGGGTCCGGAATTGTTCCGGGCTCAGCCCTTTCAGTTTCGGCTGGTACCTCTTGGTGTTC
This is a stretch of genomic DNA from Coriobacteriia bacterium. It encodes these proteins:
- a CDS encoding peptidylprolyl isomerase; this translates as MAPKSGDTVRVHYRGTKSDGSEFDCSEGRDPLEFVVDEGQVIPGFNAAVSGLEVGEKITVTIPAAEAYGERYEEATHTFPLSAFPSTPEVGWMLELSGPNGERIPAMVAEVNEEEAVLDMNHPLAGEDLTFEIELVEIVEA